In one Lachnospiraceae bacterium GAM79 genomic region, the following are encoded:
- a CDS encoding LysM peptidoglycan-binding domain-containing protein, with protein sequence MIEIVYDKTTAEKNGKNEIHYKMPKNIRQIGNAPDKKKIYIEDYVMTFLRKIAEPGNTTSRGAILLGEYFKDGDTETLFISGAVEAQNLEFDVDQIKFDDHIWSGLYAEINKYFENLSVVGWFLSRMGFSTDINEKITRLHLENFRGRDKVLFVMDSLECDDAFYVCEKNHLMRQRGYYIYYVRNEAMQNYIISRKNMTTEDKDQATLRKDAELVKNFQTMRGESQKKEKNQKSKSYVKYAVASFAAVFALSMGVVVSGNYDKMKDIESTIRKMELQNDDSDVQVFSNSNTEQTVYTKDVGQENAEDGREAASTVSSEIETKDENTEKDSSGTKNEEMGQNTVETTSAGTEEVSTQETMSNEAVEYYTIEEGDTLMSISLKMYKSPNYVDALMNANGIKEGDTIYPGEKIAIPSVN encoded by the coding sequence ATGATAGAGATCGTGTATGACAAGACTACAGCGGAGAAAAACGGAAAAAATGAAATACATTACAAAATGCCGAAAAATATCAGACAGATAGGAAATGCTCCGGATAAGAAGAAAATATACATAGAAGATTATGTAATGACATTCCTGCGTAAGATCGCAGAGCCGGGTAATACGACCTCTCGGGGAGCTATCCTGCTTGGAGAGTACTTTAAAGATGGTGATACGGAGACGTTATTTATCAGTGGAGCGGTAGAGGCACAGAATCTGGAATTTGATGTGGATCAGATCAAATTTGATGATCATATTTGGAGCGGGCTTTATGCGGAGATCAACAAATATTTTGAAAATCTGTCAGTTGTCGGATGGTTTCTTTCGCGCATGGGATTTTCCACAGATATCAATGAAAAAATCACAAGACTGCATCTGGAGAATTTCAGGGGAAGGGATAAGGTGTTGTTTGTCATGGATTCCTTAGAATGTGATGATGCTTTTTATGTGTGTGAGAAAAATCACTTGATGCGGCAACGGGGATATTATATATATTATGTTCGAAATGAAGCTATGCAGAATTATATTATCAGCCGCAAAAACATGACGACGGAGGACAAGGATCAGGCGACACTGCGAAAAGATGCAGAGCTTGTAAAGAATTTTCAGACAATGCGAGGCGAATCCCAAAAGAAAGAAAAAAATCAGAAAAGTAAGTCTTATGTAAAATATGCAGTTGCGTCTTTTGCAGCTGTATTTGCATTATCGATGGGAGTTGTTGTATCGGGGAACTATGATAAGATGAAAGATATAGAGTCAACGATACGAAAGATGGAATTGCAAAATGATGATTCAGATGTACAGGTATTTTCAAACAGCAATACGGAACAGACAGTCTATACAAAAGATGTCGGGCAGGAGAATGCCGAAGATGGAAGAGAAGCTGCTTCGACAGTATCTTCTGAAATCGAGACAAAAGATGAAAATACAGAAAAAGACAGTAGTGGAACGAAGAATGAGGAAATGGGGCAGAATACCGTAGAAACCACGAGTGCAGGAACAGAAGAGGTATCTACACAGGAAACAATGTCCAATGAAGCCGTTGAGTATTATACAATTGAAGAAGGAGATACGCTTATGAGTATATCATTAAAAATGTACAAGTCTCCCAATTATGTAGATGCATTGATGAATGCCAACGGAATAAAAGAAGGAGATACTATCTATCCGGGAGAAAAAATAGCTATTCCATCTGTAAACTAA
- the yyaC gene encoding spore protease YyaC, translating to MNISKKVKKRKTEYFNPARSHTCHELGNRIVELIHDMEGYGKDIIVICIGTDRATGDALGPLVGDYILAHDTAYQVAGTLEYPVHALNIRDTIDHIYEDFDDPFVIAVDASLGMSKDMGMVTITNSHLFPGKGVNKKLPAIGDMSITGIVNLSGNAGASLLQNTRLYTVKQMAEYIGRALVYADHHLSSPL from the coding sequence ATGAATATCAGTAAGAAAGTAAAAAAACGGAAAACCGAATACTTCAATCCGGCCCGAAGCCATACCTGTCACGAGCTAGGTAACCGGATCGTAGAATTAATCCATGATATGGAAGGTTATGGCAAGGATATAATCGTAATCTGCATCGGAACAGACCGCGCTACCGGAGATGCACTCGGTCCTCTGGTCGGCGACTACATCCTTGCGCACGATACCGCCTATCAGGTTGCGGGAACACTGGAATATCCGGTTCATGCACTTAATATCCGTGATACGATCGACCATATCTACGAAGATTTTGACGATCCTTTTGTAATCGCCGTAGATGCATCTCTTGGCATGTCCAAAGATATGGGAATGGTTACGATCACGAACTCCCACCTGTTTCCGGGAAAAGGTGTAAACAAAAAACTTCCGGCAATAGGCGATATGTCTATTACCGGAATCGTTAATCTCTCCGGGAATGCCGGAGCAAGTCTACTCCAGAATACCCGATTATATACAGTTAAACAGATGGCCGAATACATTGGAAGAGCACTCGTCTATGCCGATCATCATCTGTCATCTCCTTTATAA
- a CDS encoding CBS domain-containing protein → MNILFFLTPKSEVAFIESTFTLRQILEKMEIHRYSAIPILSGNGEYVGTITEGDILWFCKKNGLNHLSESEDIRLSDIPKKFEYASVSINSNMEDLIARAMAQNFVPVVDDHNKFIGIVTRKDIIGYCYKKLSQTS, encoded by the coding sequence ATGAATATTTTATTTTTTCTGACTCCTAAGAGCGAGGTTGCATTTATAGAAAGCACATTTACTTTAAGACAGATTCTTGAAAAGATGGAGATCCATCGATATTCAGCAATCCCGATTCTGTCGGGTAACGGCGAATATGTCGGAACAATCACCGAGGGTGATATCCTCTGGTTCTGCAAGAAAAACGGATTGAACCATCTGTCCGAATCCGAAGATATCCGTTTGTCCGACATTCCGAAAAAATTCGAATATGCTTCCGTATCAATCAACTCAAATATGGAAGATCTGATCGCCCGTGCGATGGCACAGAACTTCGTTCCTGTAGTAGACGACCACAACAAATTCATCGGTATCGTAACCCGAAAAGATATCATCGGCTACTGCTATAAAAAGCTGAGCCAAACTTCATAA
- a CDS encoding 2-isopropylmalate synthase: MKNFEHYKRGYYMPPEKSVKWVEKEYIDKAPIWCSVDLRDGNQALIVPMNLDEKLEFFKELVRIGFKEIEIGFPAASETEYEFCRTLIEKNMIPDDVTIQVLTQARPHIIKKTFEAIDGAKHAIVHLYNSTSYAQRTQVFKKSKEEILQLAVDGAKLLNQMAEEHGVNYPFEYSPESFTGTEIDYALDVCNAVIKEWKPTPDRKVIINLPATVEMSLPHVYASQIEYMSEHLIDRENVILSLHPHNDRGCGVADAELGILAGADRIEGTLFGNGERTGNVDIITLAMNMFTHGVDPELDLSDIPKLTELYERVTNMHVYERSPYTGKLVFAAFSGSHQDAIAKGMKYRKDQGDGMWTVPYLPLNPEDIGRKYDGDVIRINSQSGKGGIGYILQSKYGFDLPPKFREDLGYTVKDVSDKAHKELSATEVLDIFQSTYVNIENPVRMLECHFVQGDGISTEITIMKYGEKKVYHGKGNGRLDAVSNAIKKHFDIDFKIICYEEHALQVGSNSQAVAYVGLEGKDGTVTWGAGIKDDIIDASVYALISAINRTGVL, translated from the coding sequence ATGAAGAATTTTGAGCATTACAAAAGAGGCTATTATATGCCACCGGAAAAGTCTGTAAAATGGGTAGAAAAAGAGTATATTGATAAGGCACCGATCTGGTGTAGTGTAGATTTAAGAGATGGTAATCAGGCACTGATCGTTCCAATGAATCTGGATGAGAAACTGGAGTTCTTCAAAGAACTTGTACGGATCGGTTTCAAAGAGATCGAGATTGGTTTCCCTGCAGCATCGGAAACAGAATATGAGTTCTGCCGTACCTTGATTGAGAAGAATATGATACCGGATGATGTAACCATTCAGGTGCTGACCCAGGCAAGACCGCATATCATTAAGAAAACATTTGAAGCAATTGACGGCGCAAAGCATGCGATCGTTCACCTGTATAATTCGACATCCTATGCACAGAGAACACAGGTATTTAAGAAATCAAAAGAAGAGATCTTACAGCTTGCGGTTGATGGGGCAAAATTGTTGAACCAGATGGCAGAAGAGCACGGAGTAAATTATCCGTTTGAGTATTCACCGGAGAGCTTTACCGGAACAGAGATTGACTATGCATTGGACGTATGTAATGCAGTTATCAAAGAATGGAAGCCTACTCCGGATCGTAAGGTTATTATTAACCTTCCTGCAACTGTAGAAATGTCACTTCCGCATGTGTATGCAAGCCAGATTGAGTACATGAGTGAACATTTGATTGACAGAGAAAATGTTATCCTGTCCTTACATCCGCATAATGACCGTGGATGTGGCGTAGCAGATGCAGAGCTTGGTATTCTTGCAGGTGCAGACAGAATCGAAGGAACTTTATTTGGAAATGGTGAGAGAACCGGTAATGTAGATATCATCACACTTGCGATGAATATGTTCACACATGGAGTAGATCCTGAACTTGATCTGTCTGATATTCCAAAGCTGACAGAATTATATGAACGCGTAACAAATATGCATGTATATGAGCGTTCTCCGTATACGGGAAAATTAGTCTTTGCAGCATTTTCAGGTTCTCATCAGGATGCGATAGCAAAGGGTATGAAGTACAGAAAGGATCAGGGAGATGGTATGTGGACAGTACCATATCTTCCACTGAATCCGGAGGATATCGGAAGAAAATATGATGGAGATGTTATCCGTATCAACAGCCAGTCAGGAAAGGGAGGTATCGGTTATATTCTCCAGTCCAAGTACGGTTTTGACCTTCCACCAAAATTCCGTGAGGATCTTGGTTATACAGTTAAAGATGTATCTGATAAGGCACATAAGGAATTATCCGCTACCGAAGTTTTGGATATTTTCCAGAGTACATATGTCAATATAGAAAATCCTGTTCGGATGTTGGAGTGTCATTTCGTTCAGGGAGATGGAATCTCAACTGAGATCACGATCATGAAATATGGCGAAAAGAAAGTATATCATGGTAAAGGAAATGGTCGTCTGGATGCTGTCAGTAATGCAATTAAGAAGCATTTTGACATTGACTTCAAGATCATCTGCTATGAGGAGCATGCATTACAGGTAGGCTCTAACTCACAGGCAGTCGCTTATGTAGGTCTGGAAGGAAAAGACGGAACAGTTACCTGGGGTGCAGGCATTAAGGATGATATTATTGATGCATCTGTATATGCTTTAATCTCAGCAATCAACAGAACAGGCGTGTTATAA
- a CDS encoding uracil-DNA glycosylase — MPAISNDWAPELKPEYKKEYYKELFNFVGHEYATREIFPPADDIFNAFHLTPLSKVKCVIIGQDPYHNVGQAHGLSFSVKPGVDIPPSLANIYQELHDDLGCYIPNNGYLVKWAEQGVLMLNAVLTVRAHQANSHQGHGWEQFTDACMEILNRQDRPIVFILWGSYAQRKASMLNNPNHLILKAPHPSPLSVYRGFWGSKPFSKTNDFLIEHGVEPIDWQIENI; from the coding sequence ATGCCAGCTATTTCAAATGACTGGGCTCCGGAACTGAAGCCCGAATATAAAAAAGAATATTATAAAGAACTGTTTAATTTTGTCGGACATGAATATGCCACAAGAGAAATCTTTCCACCTGCCGATGATATATTCAATGCATTTCATCTGACGCCATTGTCAAAAGTCAAATGTGTCATTATCGGTCAGGATCCCTACCATAATGTAGGTCAGGCGCATGGCCTGAGCTTCAGTGTAAAGCCGGGAGTCGATATCCCGCCTTCTCTTGCCAATATTTATCAGGAGCTTCACGATGACCTTGGCTGCTATATTCCAAATAATGGTTATCTCGTTAAATGGGCGGAGCAGGGTGTCCTTATGTTAAATGCTGTTCTGACCGTACGGGCACATCAGGCGAATTCTCATCAAGGACATGGCTGGGAACAATTTACAGACGCCTGCATGGAGATCTTAAACCGTCAGGATCGCCCGATCGTATTCATCTTGTGGGGCTCGTATGCGCAAAGAAAAGCTTCGATGTTAAACAATCCGAACCATCTGATCTTAAAGGCTCCGCATCCAAGTCCGTTATCGGTCTATCGTGGATTCTGGGGAAGCAAGCCCTTCAGCAAAACAAACGACTTCCTGATCGAGCACGGTGTTGAACCGATCGACTGGCAGATTGAAAACATATGA
- a CDS encoding PIN domain-containing protein: MRNIFFVDSENVGDSWIQLFDYLNDDDCILVFYTDKSPNMSYANVVALKQSPFEPEFILCENGTDNALDFQLVTYLGSYTVKNPDDNLIIVSKDKGFDSVVHFWTERGYHVCRKAPSIFHTLANELSVQKPLLPAIPAFAAVPESIDDSVIKAENLKPDVIVEATPAANPVKIAVSAKIDKQAAIPEAVSTPLYDKEQVDTLLSCVGKSNLSAIHNILISIYGQEKGSYIYGIVKSSSYEIPKVNWQKKTKYRKFLSIVYSNAGIALIDDFYKKLYPHKANLREIHNLFVTKYGQEKGTEYYRYYKSHAEFLQKTF; this comes from the coding sequence ATGAGAAATATATTTTTTGTAGATAGTGAGAATGTCGGTGATTCCTGGATACAACTATTTGATTATCTGAATGACGATGACTGTATCCTTGTATTCTACACCGATAAATCTCCTAACATGTCCTATGCAAATGTTGTCGCATTGAAACAGTCCCCTTTTGAACCTGAGTTCATCCTCTGTGAAAACGGAACTGATAATGCCTTAGATTTTCAACTTGTAACCTACCTTGGTTCGTATACAGTTAAAAATCCGGACGACAACCTCATCATTGTTTCAAAAGATAAAGGTTTTGACAGCGTGGTACATTTCTGGACGGAACGCGGATACCATGTATGTCGCAAGGCTCCCTCCATTTTCCACACACTGGCAAATGAACTATCTGTGCAAAAGCCACTTCTTCCTGCAATTCCAGCTTTTGCTGCAGTACCGGAAAGTATTGATGATTCAGTAATAAAGGCAGAAAATCTAAAGCCGGACGTGATCGTAGAAGCCACTCCCGCTGCGAATCCTGTCAAAATTGCTGTTTCTGCTAAGATTGATAAACAGGCTGCTATTCCAGAAGCTGTATCTACGCCGCTGTATGATAAGGAACAGGTCGATACATTACTTTCCTGTGTCGGGAAAAGTAATCTATCCGCCATCCACAACATACTTATATCAATCTACGGTCAGGAAAAAGGAAGTTATATTTATGGTATAGTAAAAAGTTCATCCTACGAGATACCAAAGGTCAACTGGCAAAAGAAAACAAAATACCGAAAATTCTTATCGATTGTTTACTCTAATGCCGGTATTGCTCTCATTGATGATTTCTATAAAAAACTATACCCGCATAAAGCAAACCTTCGGGAAATTCACAACCTCTTCGTGACCAAGTATGGTCAGGAAAAGGGTACCGAATACTATCGCTACTATAAATCGCATGCAGAATTTCTGCAGAAGACATTCTAG
- a CDS encoding RNA-binding transcriptional accessory protein, translating to MDIILKISQELMCRQEQVAAAVKLIDEGNTIPFIARYRKEATGSLNDEQLRTLDERLTYLRGLEERKEKVIATIEEQGMLTDELKQSILAAETLVAVEDLYRPYKPKRKTRATIAQSKGLTGLANIISLQMTNKPITEEALAYVSEEKEVHSPEEAIAGAMDIIAESISDNAEYRTEIRNRTMDKGVLITTAKDPEAESVYEMYYDFSTPVRKMTGYRTLAINRGEKEKFLSVKIDAPVDEIIGYLIREVVVRDNPNTNDILKDAIADSYERLIAPSIERDIRSSLTEAAEDGAIKVFGSNLKQLLMQPPINGHVVLGWDPAFRTGCKLAVVDATGKVLTTKVIYPTAPQNKVEESKKILKDLIKKYNISLISVGNGTASRESEAIIADLIHELDTKVQYVIVNEAGASVYSASKLATEEFPSFDVGQRSAASIARRLQDPLAELVKIDPKAIGVGQYQHDMNQKKLTEALDAVVEDSVNQVGVDLNTASAPLMEHISGITKTLAKNIIEYREANGRFTNRKELLKVAKLGPKAFEQCAGFMRISGGTNPLDATSVHPESYEIAETLIRHLGYSMDDLASGQLKGITKAAGDIKALAKELGVGTVTVTDLVKELEKPARDPRSEMPQPILRGDILEMKDLKEGMILKGTVRNVIDFGAFVDIGVHQDGLVHISQMSDKFIKHPLDVVSVGDIVTVKVMGVDLAKKRIQLTMKGIEG from the coding sequence ATGGATATTATTTTGAAGATCAGTCAGGAACTTATGTGCCGGCAGGAGCAGGTAGCCGCTGCCGTTAAACTGATAGATGAGGGAAACACTATCCCTTTTATTGCACGATACAGAAAAGAAGCTACCGGTTCTTTAAACGATGAGCAGCTTCGTACTCTGGATGAACGTCTTACTTATCTCAGAGGACTGGAAGAACGAAAAGAAAAGGTCATTGCTACGATTGAAGAACAAGGCATGCTGACCGACGAACTGAAGCAGTCCATTCTGGCTGCCGAAACTCTGGTAGCTGTCGAGGATCTGTACCGCCCATATAAGCCAAAGAGAAAAACTCGTGCCACGATCGCACAGAGCAAGGGACTTACAGGGCTTGCAAATATCATCTCCCTGCAAATGACAAATAAGCCGATCACGGAAGAAGCCCTCGCCTATGTATCAGAAGAAAAAGAAGTTCACTCCCCTGAAGAAGCAATTGCAGGAGCTATGGACATTATCGCAGAATCCATTTCGGATAATGCAGAATATCGAACCGAGATACGAAACCGAACAATGGATAAGGGAGTTCTTATAACTACCGCAAAAGATCCGGAAGCAGAATCCGTATATGAAATGTATTATGATTTCAGCACTCCCGTCCGCAAGATGACCGGATATCGTACACTCGCCATTAATCGTGGTGAAAAGGAAAAATTTCTCTCCGTTAAGATCGACGCACCGGTCGACGAGATCATCGGTTATCTGATCCGTGAAGTGGTTGTACGGGATAATCCGAATACAAATGACATCTTAAAAGACGCGATTGCCGACAGCTACGAACGTCTGATCGCTCCATCCATTGAACGTGATATCCGAAGCAGTCTGACCGAAGCTGCCGAAGATGGTGCGATCAAAGTATTCGGCAGTAATTTAAAACAGCTCTTAATGCAGCCACCGATCAACGGCCATGTCGTACTTGGCTGGGATCCTGCATTCCGTACCGGATGTAAGCTGGCAGTCGTTGATGCAACGGGAAAGGTACTCACTACGAAAGTCATCTACCCGACTGCTCCTCAGAATAAGGTGGAAGAATCAAAGAAGATCTTAAAGGATCTGATCAAAAAATATAACATCTCACTGATCTCTGTCGGGAACGGAACCGCTTCCCGTGAGTCCGAGGCGATCATTGCCGATCTTATCCATGAGCTGGATACAAAGGTTCAGTATGTAATCGTAAATGAAGCCGGAGCATCCGTCTACTCGGCAAGCAAGCTTGCAACAGAAGAATTTCCAAGCTTTGATGTCGGTCAGCGTAGCGCCGCTTCAATCGCAAGAAGACTTCAGGATCCGCTTGCCGAGCTGGTCAAGATCGATCCGAAAGCGATCGGTGTCGGTCAGTACCAGCACGATATGAACCAGAAGAAGCTGACAGAAGCGTTAGACGCTGTTGTCGAAGATTCTGTAAACCAGGTCGGCGTTGATTTAAACACAGCTTCTGCCCCTCTGATGGAGCATATCTCGGGTATTACAAAAACACTGGCAAAGAATATCATAGAATACCGTGAAGCAAACGGTCGCTTTACAAATAGAAAAGAACTGTTAAAGGTTGCAAAGCTTGGTCCGAAAGCCTTTGAACAGTGTGCCGGATTTATGAGGATCTCAGGTGGTACAAATCCGCTTGATGCTACCTCTGTCCATCCGGAAAGCTACGAGATTGCCGAAACACTGATCCGGCATCTCGGATATTCCATGGATGATCTTGCATCCGGTCAGTTAAAGGGTATCACAAAAGCCGCAGGCGATATCAAAGCACTCGCAAAAGAACTGGGCGTCGGAACCGTAACAGTTACCGACCTTGTAAAAGAGCTGGAAAAACCTGCAAGAGATCCTCGAAGTGAAATGCCACAGCCGATCCTGCGTGGGGACATCCTTGAAATGAAGGACTTAAAGGAAGGCATGATCTTAAAGGGCACAGTCCGTAATGTAATCGACTTCGGTGCATTTGTAGATATCGGTGTTCATCAGGACGGTCTGGTTCATATCTCTCAGATGTCGGATAAATTCATCAAGCACCCATTGGATGTTGTAAGTGTCGGTGATATCGTAACAGTTAAGGTTATGGGCGTGGATCTTGCAAAGAAACGAATCCAGCTCACTATGAAAGGGATTGAAGGGTAA
- a CDS encoding HD domain-containing protein, with protein sequence MEQNMQGFTNTADRDETVSYIEDGSCQADRVETAMAFAKRCHQGQTRLGRDGKVPYYDEHILGVYHILRDECHVEDETVLVAALLHDTVEDTDCTFEDIEQIFGTDIRDHVYLLSKLEGETFSDYSKRLFDHAPAQVVMIKLADRLHNLRTILFVSNRKWIQRKVNQTYTDILDRLEQVKDNLGEDYATEISMLKDKIIEQLAVVQAELDKKRETIQ encoded by the coding sequence ATGGAGCAGAACATGCAGGGTTTTACAAATACAGCAGACAGAGATGAAACAGTTTCTTATATAGAAGATGGCAGTTGTCAGGCAGATCGTGTTGAGACTGCGATGGCATTTGCGAAGCGATGTCATCAGGGACAGACGCGCCTTGGCAGAGATGGCAAAGTGCCGTATTATGATGAACATATTCTTGGCGTTTATCATATATTAAGAGACGAATGTCATGTAGAGGATGAAACTGTACTTGTAGCTGCATTACTGCATGATACGGTAGAAGATACGGACTGTACATTTGAAGATATTGAACAGATCTTTGGTACGGATATCAGGGATCATGTATATTTATTAAGTAAACTCGAAGGAGAGACCTTCTCCGACTATTCAAAACGTCTATTTGACCACGCTCCGGCACAGGTGGTCATGATCAAGCTTGCAGACAGACTGCATAATCTAAGAACTATCCTTTTTGTATCCAATCGCAAATGGATCCAGAGAAAAGTAAATCAGACTTATACCGATATCCTTGACCGGTTAGAGCAGGTAAAAGACAATCTCGGAGAGGACTATGCTACCGAGATATCTATGTTAAAAGATAAAATTATCGAACAGCTTGCTGTTGTTCAGGCAGAACTGGATAAGAAGCGGGAGACAATTCAATAA
- a CDS encoding fibronectin type III domain-containing protein, which produces MNKKIISLILMFVMIGELMFTSMPAAKASGYLEIKATATSMTSVKITWKAQKGVTQYKIYRATENKNGNVGKYKVVATISGKKKSYTDKKLKTEKTYSYMVRGYKNKKCVIKTGVPESAYTGLTCSFDEYQFAEAPRSPKSITLKLYSSGGVLPTGYEIYRKEMGISGYKKIATTKKSVTSLSYKDKTVKAGKTYRYKVRTYLKVGKKKYYSAFTDYEQISATNRSGKYTFKFDNSVKCADNETVYKITSKAYNDTLKLYDNAVLTIELDDGSTIETGVDIISYRKGDGTWKKYKSNQSLTLKANETLRLKVRATQDVKIKNLKNVESYELNMDVTYGGISSFLWAYPYAGTAKTVMNSEAIH; this is translated from the coding sequence ATGAACAAAAAGATTATCAGTCTCATACTCATGTTTGTTATGATCGGGGAGCTCATGTTTACAAGCATGCCGGCAGCAAAAGCCAGTGGCTATCTTGAAATAAAGGCAACCGCTACATCGATGACCTCGGTAAAAATAACATGGAAAGCACAAAAAGGAGTTACTCAGTATAAAATCTATCGTGCCACAGAAAACAAAAACGGAAATGTCGGCAAATATAAGGTGGTAGCAACCATATCCGGCAAGAAAAAAAGTTACACCGACAAGAAATTAAAAACAGAGAAAACTTACAGCTACATGGTTCGTGGCTATAAGAATAAAAAATGTGTAATTAAAACCGGAGTTCCGGAATCTGCCTATACCGGACTGACATGTTCATTTGACGAATACCAGTTTGCAGAAGCCCCAAGAAGCCCAAAGTCGATCACGCTGAAATTATACAGTTCAGGTGGCGTACTTCCAACCGGATATGAAATCTACCGGAAAGAAATGGGAATCTCAGGTTACAAAAAAATCGCAACAACCAAAAAAAGTGTAACCAGCCTGAGCTATAAAGACAAAACCGTAAAAGCGGGTAAGACATATCGCTACAAGGTCAGAACTTATCTTAAGGTCGGCAAGAAGAAATATTACAGTGCTTTTACGGACTACGAACAGATATCTGCAACAAACCGAAGTGGTAAATATACGTTCAAATTTGACAACAGTGTAAAATGTGCTGATAACGAAACAGTATATAAGATTACCAGCAAAGCCTATAATGACACATTAAAATTATATGACAATGCTGTACTGACGATTGAGTTGGACGATGGTTCGACCATTGAAACAGGTGTTGATATCATTTCCTATCGCAAGGGTGATGGCACATGGAAGAAATACAAAAGCAACCAGAGTCTGACCCTTAAGGCAAACGAAACACTCCGGCTCAAGGTTCGGGCTACACAAGATGTAAAGATTAAGAATCTCAAAAATGTAGAGTCCTATGAACTGAATATGGATGTTACTTATGGAGGAATAAGCAGCTTCCTCTGGGCTTACCCTTATGCCGGTACAGCTAAGACTGTTATGAATTCAGAAGCGATCCATTAA
- a CDS encoding DUF5711 family protein yields MAKEIEEKKNRRKFFAHVKTKRTAKREQIDDENSNVIEVTPGISARVKVLIVILVILIAAVVIVSVRRYINTREYQGYNVVSSVETNGDNIADYIMFSDNVLKVTKDGVAYIDATGNTVWDCSYAMKMPQAVVNGDYAAVADMNGRDVYVFNKSGKVSNQTLNYDITNIDIASQGVYVVILSGENENYINAYDKDSKEIYEMKTSIENSGYPLDIAVSDDGQKLFTSYVKVDGTTVPDYLAAYNFGSVGQNENADRLMGGFTFDDTIFPYVDFIDNDTIACFGDDRIVIYSMNEKPSEKAEISLDGREMLGVFANSNYVGYIAANADTTAGRYHIYIYDTNGKLTAEADYNNTFSKIYATEDELIIAGEFDCSIYYLNGAKKFSTTFRKNLIDIVPSGNKLEYIAIFENETTIIKLTMKNEKENK; encoded by the coding sequence ATGGCAAAGGAAATAGAAGAAAAAAAGAACCGCAGAAAGTTTTTCGCACATGTAAAGACAAAACGGACGGCGAAGAGAGAACAGATAGATGATGAGAACAGCAATGTAATAGAGGTAACACCGGGAATTTCCGCAAGGGTAAAAGTCCTTATTGTGATATTGGTGATCTTAATTGCAGCGGTTGTGATTGTATCTGTGAGAAGATATATTAACACAAGAGAATATCAGGGATATAATGTAGTGTCGTCTGTAGAAACGAATGGAGATAATATTGCAGATTACATCATGTTCAGTGATAATGTATTAAAAGTGACCAAAGATGGTGTGGCATATATTGATGCCACCGGAAATACCGTCTGGGACTGTAGCTATGCAATGAAGATGCCTCAAGCTGTTGTAAATGGAGATTATGCGGCTGTGGCCGATATGAACGGACGAGATGTATATGTATTTAATAAATCAGGAAAGGTCAGTAATCAGACACTGAATTATGATATTACAAATATTGATATTGCCTCACAGGGAGTATATGTTGTGATCCTGTCAGGCGAAAATGAGAATTATATCAATGCATATGATAAAGACAGTAAAGAGATCTACGAGATGAAGACATCTATAGAAAATAGTGGTTATCCGCTTGATATTGCCGTATCGGACGATGGGCAGAAGTTATTTACCAGTTATGTAAAGGTGGATGGAACAACAGTACCGGATTATCTTGCGGCATATAATTTTGGCTCGGTAGGACAAAACGAGAATGCTGACCGATTAATGGGTGGTTTTACTTTTGATGATACGATCTTTCCATATGTAGATTTTATAGATAATGACACGATTGCCTGCTTTGGAGATGATAGAATCGTGATCTATTCCATGAATGAAAAACCGAGTGAGAAAGCAGAGATAAGTCTGGATGGCAGAGAGATGTTAGGTGTATTTGCAAATTCCAACTATGTAGGCTATATAGCTGCGAATGCAGATACCACCGCGGGAAGATACCATATATATATATATGATACAAACGGTAAATTGACCGCAGAGGCAGACTATAACAATACATTTTCAAAAATATATGCAACGGAAGATGAATTGATTATTGCGGGAGAATTCGACTGCAGCATTTACTATCTGAATGGTGCAAAGAAATTTTCTACGACATTCCGAAAGAATCTGATCGATATTGTTCCGTCGGGCAATAAATTAGAATATATCGCAATATTTGAAAATGAAACAACGATTATAAAACTTACCATGAAGAATGAGAAGGAAAACAAATGA